In the genome of Vibrio sp. NTOU-M3, one region contains:
- a CDS encoding ArsR/SmtB family transcription factor, producing MDLQEMEKNSAKAVVLLKAMANERRLQILCLLHNDELSVGELCSKLELSQSALSQHLAWLRRDGLVITRKEAQTVYYTLSSNEVKEMIKLLHSMYCSEM from the coding sequence AAACTCAGCCAAAGCAGTGGTGCTGTTAAAGGCGATGGCAAATGAAAGACGATTGCAGATTTTATGTTTACTGCATAATGATGAGTTGTCGGTAGGTGAGTTGTGTAGCAAATTGGAATTAAGCCAATCTGCACTTTCACAACATTTGGCTTGGTTGCGCCGCGACGGACTAGTTATCACGCGTAAGGAAGCGCAAACGGTGTATTACACGCTAAGCAGTAATGAAGTAAAAGAGATGATAAAACTGCTTCATAGCATGTACTGCAGCGAGATGTAA